One window from the genome of Gimesia aquarii encodes:
- the lexA gene encoding transcriptional repressor LexA: protein MINQNVKLTERQMQIYEFLKDKIVNRGYGPTVKEIGDAFDIRSPNGVVGHLKALQRKGLIKRESNISRSIQLCDNSQKPANFPLAGLLKAGAPVAPPEGETQIDFSSLFESSDNFCLKVKGSSMIDAQIQEGDYVVVKRQDTCEQGDIVVALVDDHEATLKRYYQEESRIRLEPANAIMAPIYSNNVKVLGVVKGVIRKFV, encoded by the coding sequence ATGATTAATCAAAATGTCAAACTAACTGAACGACAAATGCAAATCTATGAGTTCCTGAAGGACAAAATTGTAAACCGCGGATATGGCCCTACCGTGAAAGAAATTGGAGACGCATTTGATATTCGATCTCCCAATGGTGTAGTCGGACATTTAAAAGCTTTGCAACGCAAAGGACTCATCAAAAGAGAGTCCAACATTTCGAGATCCATCCAACTTTGCGATAACTCTCAAAAACCAGCAAACTTTCCTCTCGCTGGTTTGTTAAAAGCAGGTGCTCCCGTGGCACCTCCTGAAGGTGAAACCCAAATTGACTTCAGTTCGCTATTTGAATCTTCCGATAATTTCTGCTTGAAAGTCAAAGGCTCATCGATGATCGATGCGCAAATTCAAGAGGGGGATTATGTCGTCGTCAAAAGACAGGATACCTGCGAGCAGGGAGATATCGTTGTCGCGCTCGTTGATGACCACGAAGCCACATTGAAACGCTACTATCAGGAAGAGTCACGTATTCGCCTGGAACCCGCAAATGCAATAATGGCTCCCATCTATTCGAATAACGTCAAAGTCCTCGGCGTCGTAAAAGGCGTCATCCGAAAATTTGTTTGA
- a CDS encoding DinB family protein, which produces MSVKLISRLHEHRQWVNLALIASAEMLSEAQRKQTFKIGQGSIWKSLLHLYAAEYVWLEALLGDDSPTLPGDLPEELPGNQKGSGAIESFAELKQNWAELDQRWNRYLDQLTDDSLEEIVNKRSTSSGKGKIHQTKRYDVLLHVCTHAQYTTAQVVNMLRQVGAKTLPDTMLISMARKQMALISDQD; this is translated from the coding sequence GTGTCGGTCAAGTTGATCTCGCGTTTGCATGAACACCGTCAATGGGTGAATCTGGCATTGATTGCGTCTGCTGAAATGCTTTCTGAGGCGCAGAGAAAACAAACATTCAAGATAGGTCAAGGTTCTATTTGGAAGTCGTTATTACATCTTTACGCGGCTGAGTATGTCTGGCTGGAAGCATTATTGGGTGATGACTCTCCCACCTTACCCGGTGATCTGCCTGAAGAGTTACCGGGCAATCAAAAAGGATCTGGCGCGATAGAATCGTTCGCAGAGTTGAAACAGAATTGGGCAGAACTGGATCAACGCTGGAATCGATATTTAGACCAACTGACAGATGATTCGCTAGAAGAGATCGTGAATAAAAGAAGTACCAGTTCTGGCAAAGGGAAAATACATCAGACAAAACGCTATGATGTTTTATTACATGTTTGCACTCACGCCCAATATACAACTGCCCAAGTTGTGAATATGCTACGTCAGGTCGGCGCAAAAACTCTTCCCGATACCATGTTGATTTCAATGGCTAGAAAACAGATGGCTTTAATCTCAGATCAGGATTAG
- a CDS encoding Flp family type IVb pilin, with protein sequence MSHLVKQFWNDENGFIISAELVIILTVAVLGMIVGLSYVQTAVVSEFSDVGRAISSLNQNYAYTGFYSTGFWGKPKAFYSGSAYFRYDPNQAVLGYDGCNYLNRGSYSQDFQLEPEVVEEPCDRCRSGEVLEEPCPRCELNHSLPPLPIEQPQ encoded by the coding sequence ATGAGTCATCTCGTAAAACAATTTTGGAACGATGAAAATGGTTTCATCATATCGGCAGAGTTAGTAATCATTCTAACTGTTGCTGTCTTAGGAATGATCGTAGGATTAAGCTATGTTCAGACAGCTGTGGTGAGTGAATTTTCAGATGTAGGGAGAGCAATTTCCTCTTTGAATCAGAATTATGCCTATACCGGATTTTATTCGACTGGCTTTTGGGGAAAACCGAAAGCATTTTATTCAGGCTCTGCTTATTTCCGATATGATCCTAATCAAGCTGTTCTGGGATATGATGGTTGTAATTATCTGAATCGTGGCAGTTACTCACAAGATTTTCAACTGGAGCCCGAAGTGGTTGAGGAACCATGTGACAGATGCAGGTCAGGGGAAGTGCTTGAGGAGCCTTGCCCGCGATGTGAACTTAATCATTCACTACCACCACTGCCCATTGAGCAACCGCAGTAA